AGGGATTTTATCTGTTCCTTATCACTTCTGGTAGTATTTATGATTTACTATGGCTACAAGCAGTTTTTTAGTAACTACTAAGATAGTAGCTTCCTCCATCATTTTCAAGTGCATTAATATTTTTTTTTAGTTTCTGACTCATGAAACGTTATTTTTTTAATATAGGCGTGGCAGTGAGGAGTTCTTCCTTGTATACAGGAAATCGAAAATGAAAAATTATAATTAAGCACTTGCCCATTTTCTTTTCTTGTCCGATAAATGGTAGTTTTAATAAAAATTAGTACATTTGTCCTAAAGTATAAAATTACAATTATGGAAACGTCAACAGAGAAGGCCGGAGAAAAGGAGATACCTTTATTGAAACGCCTGCGTAACAGCGTTTTACCGGTAAAAGAATCAGATCCTGTATGGATGCGTACGCTAAAGAATTCGGGGTTTATCCTGTTTGCCATCATGTTCGGTAGCGTCAGCTTACTGCTGGTAACAGCCATCGCCTTTGTATTATGAGTTGGAAGAGATGGACAGACCCGTTGTTTCTGGGTTACCTGCTTTGCTGGGGCATCATTCATTTATGCCGTGCTTTTCACGTGCCCACCGGATGGCTGAATAACCATCTGACAGACTTCATCGCGGTGCCTGTAATGGCGCATATAAGTGCTGCTTTTATTGCCGGGGTAATCGTCAGGAGAGATGATTATCATTACCCGCTGGGATATCTGTTGTTTATTGCGCTTTATACATCCGTCGTTTTTGAAGGAATCATGCCGCGGCTATCATCGGTGTATACCGGCGACTGGATGGACGTAGCGGCCTATTTTGCCGGTGCATTGTTTTATTATTTCGTACATATACCTATACTCAGAAAGGGCTATCAGCACGATTAATCGTGCACGACCATCTGCCTGAACATCTTATAATCCCCACCATCTTTTTTCCATATATTGATACTTTTCCCATCCACATCACCTTCGCTGCTGCCAGCTTTCCAGTGCACATGATAGAATCCGTTGGCGATAACAAAATCGCCCAGGTCTATCAGGGAAGAAATACCGATGTTAACATGGTCTTTGGTGACGGTTGGACTTTCATGTTCTACATAATAGTTACTGATAGCCTCCCGGCCGCTGATCAGGTTGCGGTAATAGGGCATATAGATGGCGTCGGCTGTATAGAGTGCGCCCATGGCGGCACCGTTGGCAGTCATGACGTTACGGGCAAAAATTTCATTCTTTTCGTTGATGCGTTCCAGTAAGCTGCTTTTAGAAGGGGAGGGAACAGCTTTCTGCAGAATGCTGATAGCTGGTAATACGTTCCTGGCAAGGTCTTTTACTGAGCCCTGGATTTCTGCGATCAGCACCGGCCGCTGCGGATTGGAAATATCCCAGACGTGCAGGTATTTGGTTTCGTAGAGGTAGGGTTCATTTTTTCCCAGCAGAATAGTGGCTTTGGCATTACCTATTTCTATCAGGTGATTTTTCAGCACCTGGATATCTATTATTTCATGCTGGCAGTTACTCACTTTGGCGGAATCCATCCATGCCCTGACATAGGTTTCAATAGCAGAGCGGCCATAAAGTGTATGGCTGTATTCCGGCATCCGTACGGCTTTGTAGGCATAGTAGCTCATGATCTTCGGGACATCACAGGTAGCCCATGCATCGTCCATTTGCTGTTCGATGACAGTAAGCTGCTGATGGTAATCCGGTGCGGGTTGGGCGTCGGCAAAACGGGCCAGGGTTAATAAGGTGGTTAAAAATACGAGGTAACGCATAAACCAGTTATTGATATTGTGAATACTGCTGCCAGGGTTATAGGGGAAATGTACTGCCAAAGTAAGGTAAAAATGAATGTAGCGAATATGCAGTCAAATGATTTAAGACGCATTTAACTTAATTATCTTAGCCTTATGGAAACCAGAAGGGTAATATTTTTTCTGTTTGACCAGGTACACCTGATGGACCTGGCCGGGGCTGTAACCGTGTTTTATGAGTCGGGCTGCTGCGGACAGCCATATGAACTGCGGTACGTGTCCCCGTATCCGCAGGCGGGCGTGTCCTGCGGACTATCTTTTACCAACCTGGAGCCACTGGAGGCTGTCACCATCACGTCATCGGATATACTTATGCTGGCAGGCATGGACCTGTCTAAATGGAACCATGCGGATGATATGAAATGGATACCATGGGTACAGGCGGCAGCTGCTACCGGAGCCACCGTTTGTTCCGTATGTACGGCAGCGTTTGCGCTGGCGGTAGCCGGATTGCTGGACGGGCGGCCCTGTACAACACATTGGGGGTATACTGCTGCGTTACAGGAGCATTTCCCTAAAGCGCAGGTATTGGAAAACAGGCTATTCGTGCAGAGTGACAATATCTTTACCAGTGCCGGGATTTCCACCGGTATTGACCTGGCATTGTACCTGGTAGAGCAGGACCATGGCCCTGCTTTCGCGTACAAGGTAGCGAAGGATATGGTCATCTATATACGCAGAGATGGGGCTGCTACGCAACAGAGCGTGCATCTGCAACACCGGCAGCATATCAATCACCAGGTCCATCAGGTGCAGGACTATATTGCCCATCATCTGCCTGAAAAAATAACTATTGATGATCTGGCAGCACTGGTATTTAGTTCTTCCCGTAATCTGACCCGCCTGTTTAAAACGGTGACAGGCATTACCATCGGGCAGTATATCAAAGAGCTGCGCCAGGAAAAGGCGTTGCAGCTGCTGAAAGAAGGTCACAAGTTATCGTGGGTGGCGCAATCCAGTGGTATCAGCAGTCAGGGTGAGCTTCGGTTGCTGGCGAAACAGGCGGGTAGGGGAAGGTTGGCCTGATTTGACTGGTGGTTGTCCTTATTTATAGGTGGTGGCACTCCTACCTTTGGGACACAATAGTTCTATATGAAACGATTACTCTTTTTTTTGTTATGTTTTCCTTTGTGGGCGCTGGCGCAGCAAAAGGGCCCTGTTTATGTTTGTCCGCCCTGTGGTGCCTGTGATACGCTTACTTTCACAAAACCGGGTGTTTGTCCGCATTGTCATATGAAGCTGATAGATAAGAAGGCGGAAGAAGCGAAGCCTAAGCGATATAGTATTTGCTTTTACCTTTATGAAGGCACAGAAGTGCTGGATTTCGCAGGGCCGATGGAAGTATTTTCCTATGCCGGTTTCGATATTTTTACGGTAGGCAAAACGAAGTCTCCCGTTACCGTACAGCGTATTATGAAAGTGGTTCCTGATTATAGCATTGCCGATGCACCGGCGGCAGATTTCTTTGCCATTTTTGGCGGCGATGATGAAGTAGCCGGCAAAGACCCTGAGGTGATTAACTGGATCAAGTCGAGGGATGCGCAGACGCAAGGTTATTTTTCGGTATGTACGGGCGCCTTTGTATTGGGACATGCAGGGTTACTTGACGGGCTTACTGTCACTACTTTTCACAATAGTATCCAGCATCTGCGAAATATGTTGCCTGGTACTAAGGTGCTGGATAATGTAAGATATGTAGATAATGGAAGAGTGATTACCACTGCCGGTATTTCAGCAGGAATAGACGGCGCATTGCACCTGGTGGCGCGGCTGAGAGGTGAAGAGGTGGCGAAGAAAATTGCTGAACAGATGGAGTATGATAAGTATGTGCCGGAACAGGGGTTGATAGTAAAGCATTGATCGTATTGATAACATAAAAAAAATCTTACTGTTTTTGCAGTAAGATTTTTTTTATGTTAAAGAAATACATACCTTGAATTACATTCTCCCTTTATGATTTCCTATCCGATGTACCTGGCCAGAGAAGGCCATGGTCAAGCAATTGCACGCGCGTTGCATTTGTATATTCTCCTGAAGATAACAGGTTGCTATTATCATTTTGTTACACAAACATCGACGTCTCCTCCTAAATTATCTACCTGAATTATTATCTCCTCCGTAACGTTCTGTTACAATTATTTTCCACCAATTTTCAGATAGATAAATCCCTCTGCTTCTAAATAATTCCCAATACTTATGAAACGCTTTTTGCTGGCTGTAGCGCTGTACCTGGCAGCCTGCCATGGCACTGCCATGCCTGAAACTTTTACACTCAAACCATTACCAGATAGTTTGAACAGATTGTGGCGTGATATAACTACCGATACACTGGTAGGGTATACGTCCGGCGCTTATTTGCGGGTATACCGCTGGCAGCATGATCTCGTAGGTATCTATCAGTCAGATACTACGTGTATGCTCCTCCGTAAGAACAGCCAATGGTGGTTGGTTGATACGCTGCCCTTCCGGTATTTCGGAGGGTGGATAGATACCACGGATCTGAACGGCGACGGCTATACGGATTTGCTGGTATCCGGCGAGCCGGCCAATGGCAACTATGTAGGCGTACCTGTGCTGAGTGACGCCAATGGATCATTGAAAGTTTACCCACATTGTAAACATCCGAATTTTACTTATGTGCCTGAATTGCATGTAGTACGTGCCTATTGGGCTGGTAGCTGGTATTCGACTTTTTTTAAAGAAGAATATGTCTGGAAAGATGATTCACTTATCTTACGGGAAGGCGTTAGAATGTTGCCACCGGCGAGTATGGAAGATAATTCCGGTATAGATACACTGGAATATTATCGCATGCAGGGAGACAGGGAGTATGTATATAAGCGACTGATCAGTGATAGCAGCTGGCAAGTTTATGATCATGCATTGTGGGAAGGATTTGAATGTAGCCGTTAACATCTTTCTAAAAACAAACCTGCTACGGGCTTCATTTTTATCTTCCTAATCCTTATTTTAGGCAGTTATAAAAAAAATGCCACGTTATGTACCGATTCTTTCTTCGTATTACCATTTTATTATGCCTGATTAACATTTGTGCTGTTGTTGCCAGTGCCCAAACAGCTAACCCGCATCAGTATAAATATAAATTTACAGTGGCGAAAGATGGCTCCGGCGATTTTAAATATATCCAGGATGCCATTGATGCTATGCGGGTATATCCGCTGATGCCGATCGTGCTGTATATTAAAAATGGTGTATATAATGAGAAGATAGAATTGCCGGCAACGAATACGGATGTACGGTTTGTGGGCGAAAGCGTGGACAGCACGATTATTACCTTCAACGACTATAGCGGCCGCGGTAAGCTGACTACTTTTACCAGCTTTACCGCTAAAATTTCCGGTAACAGGTTCCTGGCAGAGAATATCACTTTCGTTAATGCCGCAGGGCCGGTAGGGCAGGCGGTGGCCTTGTATGTGGATGCAGACAGGGCAGTATTCCGCAACTGCCGGTTCCTGGGGCATCAGGATACGATTTTTACCGGCGGAGAACAGTCCAGGCAATTATTTGTAGACTGCTACATTGAGGGTACCACCGACTTTATCTTTGGGCCGGCTACAGCGTATTTCCGCAACTGCCGCATTCATTGTAAGGCTAATTCATTTATCACGGCAGCCAGTACCACCAAAGGAAATGCCTATGGCTATGTGTTTGCCGACTGCAAGGTAACAGCCGATAGCAGCGTAACGGCGGTGAGTCTGGGCAGGCCCTGGCGCGGTGACGCCAAAACGGTATTTCTCCGTTGTGAGCTGCCGGCTTGTATCAAGGCTGCGGGCTGGGACAACTGGGGTAATCCGCAGAATGAGCAAACCGTTTACTATGGCGAGTATAAAAATACCGGGAAGGGGAATCAGCCGGCAAAGCGGGTTTCCTGGAGTCATCAGCTGACAGCCCGGGAAGCAGCGGCCTATACGGAGGCGCTGGTATTTACAAAATCGGCAGATGGAAAATGGTTTGAAGATATTCAGCAAGAGAATTTTACCTTTGCAAAGTAAATTGGAATTTGTTGTTCATTACGGTACGAAATACGGGTGTTATCCTTTCATTTTTAAGTAAGTAATTACAACAAAAATAGCCGGCAGCTGCAGAGAGTCGCAGTGCCGGGATCATCATAAAGTTTAATTGGGACAGCCATGATTATGCGTCGGAAATTACTCACTGGCGCCGCTTTGGCGGCAGGAGTATTCCTCTATGTAAAAGGACGTAGTGTTTCCATTCCTAAAGGCGCTACTGCGGTAAGGCCTTTTATACTTAAAAAATACCTGGGTACCTGGTATGAGCTGGCTCATCTGGATTACCGGTTTGAAAGCCACATGAACAATGTCAGCAGCACCTATTCACTGAAACCCGGTGGGAAAATAGAAGTAGACAGCAAAGGCTTTGATGAAACCCTGAAGAAATGGAAGATTTTCAACGGCAAGGCGAAATTCGTGAAAGACAAGGCTGAAGGCCGTTTCATGATATCATTCTTTCCTTTCATGTATGTAGGTCATAACGTGATCGATATCACCGATGCCTATGATTATGCACTGATAGCCGGTGATAGCCTGCACTACCTGTGGATCTTCTCCCGCACAACCACTATTCCGGAAAATGTAAAAATGAGATTTCTTACCAAAGCCAAAGCGCTTGGGTATGATGTGAAAGCATTACGCTGGACGAAGCATGATGCGGCCTAATGCCTGGTGGCTGCATTTTTACGGTATTTAATGATAACACCGTGATCTTTGTCCATTACCCCATATTTCTTTTGCAGTTTGTCTTTA
This window of the Chitinophaga sp. Cy-1792 genome carries:
- a CDS encoding pectinesterase family protein is translated as MYRFFLRITILLCLINICAVVASAQTANPHQYKYKFTVAKDGSGDFKYIQDAIDAMRVYPLMPIVLYIKNGVYNEKIELPATNTDVRFVGESVDSTIITFNDYSGRGKLTTFTSFTAKISGNRFLAENITFVNAAGPVGQAVALYVDADRAVFRNCRFLGHQDTIFTGGEQSRQLFVDCYIEGTTDFIFGPATAYFRNCRIHCKANSFITAASTTKGNAYGYVFADCKVTADSSVTAVSLGRPWRGDAKTVFLRCELPACIKAAGWDNWGNPQNEQTVYYGEYKNTGKGNQPAKRVSWSHQLTAREAAAYTEALVFTKSADGKWFEDIQQENFTFAK
- a CDS encoding nuclear transport factor 2 family protein — translated: MAVHFPYNPGSSIHNINNWFMRYLVFLTTLLTLARFADAQPAPDYHQQLTVIEQQMDDAWATCDVPKIMSYYAYKAVRMPEYSHTLYGRSAIETYVRAWMDSAKVSNCQHEIIDIQVLKNHLIEIGNAKATILLGKNEPYLYETKYLHVWDISNPQRPVLIAEIQGSVKDLARNVLPAISILQKAVPSPSKSSLLERINEKNEIFARNVMTANGAAMGALYTADAIYMPYYRNLISGREAISNYYVEHESPTVTKDHVNIGISSLIDLGDFVIANGFYHVHWKAGSSEGDVDGKSINIWKKDGGDYKMFRQMVVHD
- a CDS encoding GlxA family transcriptional regulator encodes the protein METRRVIFFLFDQVHLMDLAGAVTVFYESGCCGQPYELRYVSPYPQAGVSCGLSFTNLEPLEAVTITSSDILMLAGMDLSKWNHADDMKWIPWVQAAAATGATVCSVCTAAFALAVAGLLDGRPCTTHWGYTAALQEHFPKAQVLENRLFVQSDNIFTSAGISTGIDLALYLVEQDHGPAFAYKVAKDMVIYIRRDGAATQQSVHLQHRQHINHQVHQVQDYIAHHLPEKITIDDLAALVFSSSRNLTRLFKTVTGITIGQYIKELRQEKALQLLKEGHKLSWVAQSSGISSQGELRLLAKQAGRGRLA
- a CDS encoding lipocalin family protein, coding for MRRKLLTGAALAAGVFLYVKGRSVSIPKGATAVRPFILKKYLGTWYELAHLDYRFESHMNNVSSTYSLKPGGKIEVDSKGFDETLKKWKIFNGKAKFVKDKAEGRFMISFFPFMYVGHNVIDITDAYDYALIAGDSLHYLWIFSRTTTIPENVKMRFLTKAKALGYDVKALRWTKHDAA
- a CDS encoding DJ-1/PfpI family protein produces the protein MKRLLFFLLCFPLWALAQQKGPVYVCPPCGACDTLTFTKPGVCPHCHMKLIDKKAEEAKPKRYSICFYLYEGTEVLDFAGPMEVFSYAGFDIFTVGKTKSPVTVQRIMKVVPDYSIADAPAADFFAIFGGDDEVAGKDPEVINWIKSRDAQTQGYFSVCTGAFVLGHAGLLDGLTVTTFHNSIQHLRNMLPGTKVLDNVRYVDNGRVITTAGISAGIDGALHLVARLRGEEVAKKIAEQMEYDKYVPEQGLIVKH
- a CDS encoding FG-GAP repeat protein, with translation MKRFLLAVALYLAACHGTAMPETFTLKPLPDSLNRLWRDITTDTLVGYTSGAYLRVYRWQHDLVGIYQSDTTCMLLRKNSQWWLVDTLPFRYFGGWIDTTDLNGDGYTDLLVSGEPANGNYVGVPVLSDANGSLKVYPHCKHPNFTYVPELHVVRAYWAGSWYSTFFKEEYVWKDDSLILREGVRMLPPASMEDNSGIDTLEYYRMQGDREYVYKRLISDSSWQVYDHALWEGFECSR